The following proteins are encoded in a genomic region of Arachis stenosperma cultivar V10309 chromosome 4, arast.V10309.gnm1.PFL2, whole genome shotgun sequence:
- the LOC130975421 gene encoding uncharacterized protein LOC130975421, whose amino-acid sequence MPITDDASMQQMLYIYQQTRSHMPMIELYVEFEQQSGMSMVGDEINVDEFGNIDWEEDNNDSEDKFEANYEVDDENDDGDLAGNPAVQDEANAIVSQHPFDVSSFMRTLDLEAMHAPEFPEYVNTCEGNVAAEDDEFSVEIEFSSRELVISTIKSYTISRGVDYTVYESEPQTFYAKCKGYGAGCDWLIRASLIRKKICWEIRRYNGKHTCTMGTISQDHAKLDLDTIADAIRPLVEADPSIKVKSVIAEVQGRFNYTMSYRKAWLAKQKVVAKIFGDWKVSYQTLPAWLKAMTVKMPRSHVQIKTLPVYRESEEVQGVIILHRIFWSFYPCIVAFRHCKPLLQVDGTHLYGKYKGAILVAVAQDGNQNIVPIAFAIVEGETVDAWEFFLTNFVEICCYHIWPPYKLHNSYQEADYKNYSSE is encoded by the exons ATGATAGAGCTGTACGTTGAGTTTGAACAGCAGTCGGGGATGAGTATGGTCGGCGACGAGATCAATGTTGATGAGTTCGGGAATATAGATTGGGAAGAAGATAATAATGACAGTGAAGACAAATTCGAAGCTAACTATGAAGTCGATGACGAAAATGATGACGGAGACTTGGCAGGCAATCCGGCGGTGCAAGATGAAGCAAATGCGATTGTAAGCCAGCACCCGTTTGATGTTTCGTCTTTTATGCGGACTCTAGATCTCGAAGCCATGCATGCTCCAGAATTTCCTGAGTATGTGAATACAT GTGAAGGCAATGTTGCGGCGGAAGATGACGAGTTTAGTGTCGAAATTGAATTCAGTTCGAGAGAGTTGGTGATATCTACAATCAAAAGCTACACCATCTCTAGAGGAGTTGATTACACTGTGTATGAGTCTGAGCCCCAGACATTCTATGCGAAATGCAAGGGGTATGGTGCAGGGTGCGACTGGCTTATCCGAGCTAGTTTGattcgaaaaaaaatttgttgGGAGATCAGGAGATACAATGGCAAGCACACGTGCACCATGGGCACGATTTCACAAGATCATGCCAAGTTGGACTTAGACACAATTGCAGATGCCATTAGGCCGTTGGTCGAAGCAGACCCCTCGATAAAGGTGAAGTCTGTTATTGCAGAAGTTCAAGGCAGGTTCAACTATACTATGAGTTACCGCAAGGCTTGGTTGGCAAAGCAGAAAGTTGTCGCAAAAATTTTCGGTGATTGGAAAGTTTCTTACCAGACTCTGCCAGCATGGTTGAAAGCAATGACAGTGAAGATGCCAAGGTCTCATGTTCAAATTAAAACGCTCCCTGTTTACCGTGAGAGTGAGGAGGTTCAAGGTGTAATAATTCTGCACCGCATTTTTTGGAGCTTCTATCCGTGTATTGTAGCATTCAGACACTGCAAGCCACTGCTGCAGGTTGATGGCACGCACCTGTACGGAAAATATAAAGGAGCAATTCTGGTAGCGGTTGCACAAGATGGGAATCAAAATATTGTGCCTATTGCATTTGCGATTGTCGAGGGCGAGACAGTAGACGCGTGGGAGTTTTTCCTAACCAATTTTGTGGAGATATGTTGTTACCATATATGGCCGCCATATAAACTGCACAATAGTTACCAAGAGGCCGATTATAAAAACTATTCTTCTGAATAA